From the Kogia breviceps isolate mKogBre1 chromosome 15, mKogBre1 haplotype 1, whole genome shotgun sequence genome, one window contains:
- the MLEC gene encoding malectin isoform X2: protein MLGARAVEGAAVALLRLLLLPLLLPPALRGPALGVVGSVGAGLPESVIWAVNAGGEAHVDVHGIHFRKDPLEGRVGRASDYGMKLPILRSNPEDQILYQTERYNEETFGYEVPIKEEGDYVLVLKFAEVYFAQSQQKMYQSCSLIQDWRRKKRRRRRKNTMKGLISKDRPIRTGCSRVPAHPTPMPRTTAASCFPSWWPSESSFQPSSASAGCENKSPC, encoded by the exons ATGCTGGGCGCCCGGGCGGTTGAGGGAGCCGCCGTGGCGCTCCTGcgactgctgctgctgccgctgctgctgccgccggcGCTCCGGGGACCGGCGCTCGGCGTGGTGGGCTCGGTTGGGGCCGGCCTGCCCGAGAGCGTGATTTGGGCCGTCAACGCCGGCGGAGAGGCGCATGTGGACGTGCACGGCATCCACTTTCGCAAGGACCCTTTGGAAGGCCGGGTGGGCCGAG CCTCTGACTATGGCATGAAACTGCCAATCCTGCGTTCCAACCCCGAAGATCAGATCCTGTATCAAACAGAGCGGTACAATGAGGAGACCTTTGGCTACGAAGTGCCCATCAAGGAGGAGGGGGACTACGTACTGGTGTTGAAATTTGCTGAGGTCTACTTTGCACAGTCCCAGCAAAAG ATGTACCAAAGCTGCAGCCTCATCCAGgactggagaagaaagaagaggaggaggaggaggaagaatacGATGAAGGGTCTAATCTCAAAAGACAGACCAATAAGAACCGGGTGCAGTCGGGTCCCCGCACACCCAACCCCTATGCCTCGGACAACAGCAGCCTCATGTTTCCCATCCTGGTGGCCTTCGGAGTCTTCATTCCAACCCTCTTCTGCCTCTGCCGGTTGTGAGAACAAATCACCATGCTGA
- the MLEC gene encoding malectin isoform X1: MLGARAVEGAAVALLRLLLLPLLLPPALRGPALGVVGSVGAGLPESVIWAVNAGGEAHVDVHGIHFRKDPLEGRVGRASDYGMKLPILRSNPEDQILYQTERYNEETFGYEVPIKEEGDYVLVLKFAEVYFAQSQQKVFDVRLNGHVVVKDLDIFDRVGHSTAHDEIIPMSIRKGKLSVQGEVSTFTGKLYIEFVKGYYDNPKVCALYIMAGTVDDVPKLQPHPGLEKKEEEEEEEEYDEGSNLKRQTNKNRVQSGPRTPNPYASDNSSLMFPILVAFGVFIPTLFCLCRL; encoded by the exons ATGCTGGGCGCCCGGGCGGTTGAGGGAGCCGCCGTGGCGCTCCTGcgactgctgctgctgccgctgctgctgccgccggcGCTCCGGGGACCGGCGCTCGGCGTGGTGGGCTCGGTTGGGGCCGGCCTGCCCGAGAGCGTGATTTGGGCCGTCAACGCCGGCGGAGAGGCGCATGTGGACGTGCACGGCATCCACTTTCGCAAGGACCCTTTGGAAGGCCGGGTGGGCCGAG CCTCTGACTATGGCATGAAACTGCCAATCCTGCGTTCCAACCCCGAAGATCAGATCCTGTATCAAACAGAGCGGTACAATGAGGAGACCTTTGGCTACGAAGTGCCCATCAAGGAGGAGGGGGACTACGTACTGGTGTTGAAATTTGCTGAGGTCTACTTTGCACAGTCCCAGCAAAAG GTATTTGATGTGCGATTGAATGGCCATGTTGTGGTGAAGGACTTGGATATCTTTGATCGCGTGGGGCACAGCACAGCTCATGATGAAATCATCCCGATGAGCATCAGAAAGGGGAAGCTGAGTGTCCAGGGGGAGGTGTCCACTTTCACAGGGAAACTCTACATAGAGTTTGTCAAG GGATACTATGACAATCCCAAAGTCTGTGCACTCTACATCATGGCTGGGACAGTGGATG ATGTACCAAAGCTGCAGCCTCATCCAGgactggagaagaaagaagaggaggaggaggaggaagaatacGATGAAGGGTCTAATCTCAAAAGACAGACCAATAAGAACCGGGTGCAGTCGGGTCCCCGCACACCCAACCCCTATGCCTCGGACAACAGCAGCCTCATGTTTCCCATCCTGGTGGCCTTCGGAGTCTTCATTCCAACCCTCTTCTGCCTCTGCCGGTTGTGA